One part of the Chryseobacterium mulctrae genome encodes these proteins:
- a CDS encoding bifunctional UDP-3-O-[3-hydroxymyristoyl] N-acetylglucosamine deacetylase/3-hydroxyacyl-ACP dehydratase, translating into MSDMQKTLQEEVTLSGIGLHTGKEVKLTIKPAKENTGFVFVRTDLEGRPHVEADVNYVVATERGTTLEKLGVKINTCEHLLAALVGCDIDNAVMEMDASEPPILDGSSKFFVEAIESVGIVEQAVAREYLVVKEVLSYSDPATGSEITIIPSDHYEVTTMVDFGTKVLGTQNATLKNISEFKEEISSARTFSFLHELEMLLDHGLIKGGDISNAIVYVDKDLTVETTEKLKKAFGKDHVSIRPNGILDNLTLNYPNEAARHKLLDVIGDLALTGVKIKGKVIANKPGHFVNTQFAKKLNRQWKLQKKKNVPEFDLTKEPVFDINGIMKLMPHRPPFLLIDKILELSDSHVVGLKNVTMNEPFFVGHFPKEPVMPGVLQVEALAQTGGILVLASVPDPENYSTYFIKIDKVKFKRKVVPGDTMIFKIELIEPIRRGIVHMQGYGYVGDTVAVEAELMAQVAKNKID; encoded by the coding sequence ATGAGTGATATGCAAAAAACCCTTCAGGAAGAGGTAACTCTTTCTGGAATCGGTCTTCATACTGGTAAAGAAGTAAAATTGACCATTAAACCTGCAAAAGAAAATACAGGTTTTGTTTTCGTACGAACAGATCTTGAAGGAAGACCTCATGTAGAAGCAGACGTAAATTACGTGGTGGCTACAGAAAGAGGAACTACTTTGGAAAAACTTGGCGTTAAAATCAATACCTGCGAACATCTTTTAGCTGCTTTGGTTGGTTGTGATATCGACAATGCTGTTATGGAAATGGATGCTTCAGAACCTCCAATTTTAGATGGTTCTTCGAAGTTTTTTGTTGAAGCAATCGAAAGTGTAGGTATTGTAGAGCAGGCTGTTGCAAGAGAATATCTTGTTGTAAAAGAGGTATTGAGCTACAGCGACCCGGCAACAGGTTCAGAAATTACAATTATCCCTTCAGATCATTACGAAGTGACTACTATGGTAGATTTTGGGACCAAAGTTTTAGGAACTCAGAATGCTACTCTTAAAAATATTTCAGAATTTAAAGAAGAAATTTCTTCTGCAAGAACATTCAGCTTTTTGCATGAATTAGAAATGCTTCTTGATCACGGTTTAATCAAAGGCGGAGATATTTCTAACGCTATTGTTTACGTTGACAAAGATCTTACTGTAGAAACTACAGAAAAACTAAAAAAAGCTTTTGGTAAAGATCACGTATCGATTAGACCCAATGGTATTTTAGATAATTTAACTTTAAACTATCCAAACGAAGCTGCAAGACACAAATTATTAGACGTAATAGGTGATTTAGCTTTAACCGGTGTTAAAATTAAAGGAAAAGTTATTGCCAATAAACCTGGACATTTTGTAAATACTCAGTTTGCTAAAAAGCTAAACCGTCAGTGGAAGTTACAGAAAAAGAAAAACGTTCCTGAGTTTGATTTAACAAAAGAGCCTGTTTTCGACATCAACGGAATTATGAAGTTGATGCCTCACAGACCTCCTTTCTTATTGATTGATAAGATTCTTGAACTATCTGATTCTCATGTGGTTGGTTTGAAAAATGTTACAATGAATGAACCTTTCTTCGTTGGACATTTTCCTAAAGAACCAGTGATGCCTGGAGTTTTACAAGTAGAAGCTTTGGCACAAACCGGAGGTATCTTGGTTTTGGCGAGCGTTCCAGATCCTGAAAATTATTCAACTTATTTCATTAAAATTGATAAAGTGAAATTTAAGAGAAAAGTTGTACCAGGTGATACAATGATTTTCAAAATTGAATTAATAGAGCCTATCAGAAGAGGTATTGTTCACATGCAGGGTTACGGATATGTTGGTGATACTGTAGCAGTAGAAGCAGAATTGATGGCTCAAGTTGCAAAAAATAAAATTGACTAA
- the lpxD gene encoding UDP-3-O-(3-hydroxymyristoyl)glucosamine N-acyltransferase, with protein sequence MEFTASQIASFIDGKIIGDENALITGVSPIESGESGHLSFVAQDRFAHHLETSQCSVLIVTETLINKDQYNPTIIAVKDAYLSFQILMNLYQEMQGRKEGVEDGSSIHDTAVIGDRVYIGTFTYVSEKAKIGEGTQIFPQVYIGKGVKIGKNCKIDSGARIYDYCIIGDNCVIHSNTVIGGDGFGFQPTPEGFQKIPQLGNVIIEDNVEIGSNCSIDRATIGSTTIGKGTKIDNLIQIAHNVKIGANNVIAAQAGIAGSTTIGDWNQIGGQVGIVGHIKIGNQVKIQAQSGVNSSVNDKDTVYGSPAISYNDYLRSYVHFRNLPELAKRINNLENNSKDHTNE encoded by the coding sequence ATGGAATTTACAGCTTCGCAAATTGCAAGTTTTATTGACGGAAAAATCATAGGTGACGAAAACGCACTTATTACCGGAGTTTCCCCTATTGAGAGTGGAGAATCCGGCCATCTTTCTTTTGTTGCACAAGATCGTTTTGCGCATCACTTAGAGACTTCGCAATGTTCGGTACTTATTGTTACCGAGACCCTTATCAATAAAGATCAATATAATCCTACCATTATAGCTGTAAAAGATGCTTATCTTTCTTTTCAGATTTTAATGAATCTGTATCAGGAAATGCAGGGCAGAAAAGAAGGTGTTGAAGATGGTTCTTCCATTCACGACACGGCTGTTATAGGAGATAGAGTTTATATTGGTACATTTACCTATGTTTCAGAAAAGGCTAAAATTGGTGAAGGTACACAGATTTTTCCTCAAGTCTACATTGGTAAAGGAGTGAAGATTGGTAAAAACTGTAAAATAGACAGTGGTGCAAGAATCTATGATTACTGCATTATTGGTGATAATTGTGTGATACATTCCAATACCGTTATCGGTGGTGACGGATTTGGTTTTCAACCCACTCCGGAAGGTTTCCAAAAAATTCCTCAGTTAGGAAATGTTATTATTGAAGATAACGTGGAAATCGGTTCTAACTGTAGTATCGACAGAGCTACAATTGGCTCTACAACCATTGGGAAAGGCACAAAAATCGATAACTTGATTCAGATTGCACACAACGTAAAAATCGGTGCAAACAATGTAATTGCTGCGCAAGCGGGAATTGCAGGTTCTACTACGATTGGAGATTGGAACCAAATTGGCGGTCAGGTTGGAATTGTAGGTCATATAAAAATAGGAAATCAGGTGAAAATTCAGGCGCAAAGTGGAGTGAACTCCAGCGTTAATGATAAAGATACCGTTTATGGTTCTCCAGCGATCAGCTATAATGACTATCTTAGAAGCTACGTGCATTTCAGGAACCTTCCTGAACTTGCGAAAAGAATAAATAATCTTGAGAATAACTCAAAAGATCATACTAATGAGTGA
- the porX gene encoding T9SS response regulator signal transducer PorX, which translates to MSNKILWIDDEIDLLKPHIVFLEKKGYVVTPVNNVNEALELIDSEKFDLTLIDENMPGISGLEAIPMIKEKDNALKIVMVTKSEEEHIMEEAIGSQIADYILKPVNPNQILLSLKKNLQEENLVEQKTILQYQQEFRNLSMELSYLRTYQDWAEYYKKIVNWELKFDKVTDNEFADLLQSQKEEANIQFAKFIENNYEDWLNGLDKPMMSHTLFKDKVKPEVEKEKVLLLMVDNLRYDQWKVIEPLFTKYYNKVSEDYYYSILPTATQYARNSFFAGLLPSEIEKRFPEKWFNDNEEGNKNEFERDFLEDQMKRVGLSSKSMKYLKVLNADFERKIYDDFNQHKNNDLLVIVYNFIDILSHAKTDNHIVDQLIRDDKTFRSLTSNWFENSSLIKIIKLAAESGFKLVITTDHGTVYVKKPSRVVGDRETSTNIRYKTGKSLTYDDKDVWAVSNPEKLFLPKGNLSSKYIFAKNNTFLAYPKNYNHFVNYYKETYQHGGISLEECIIPISILEPK; encoded by the coding sequence ATGTCAAACAAAATATTATGGATTGATGATGAAATAGATTTACTAAAACCCCATATCGTTTTTCTTGAAAAGAAAGGTTACGTTGTAACTCCGGTGAACAATGTGAATGAGGCTTTAGAACTTATTGATTCTGAAAAATTTGATTTAACGTTAATCGACGAAAATATGCCGGGAATTTCCGGTTTGGAAGCAATTCCGATGATTAAAGAAAAAGACAATGCTTTGAAAATCGTAATGGTAACCAAAAGCGAAGAAGAGCACATCATGGAAGAAGCAATCGGTTCGCAGATTGCAGATTATATTTTAAAGCCTGTAAACCCAAACCAGATTTTACTTTCATTAAAAAAGAATCTTCAGGAAGAAAATTTGGTAGAGCAGAAAACAATTCTTCAATATCAGCAGGAATTCAGAAACCTTTCGATGGAACTTTCTTACCTGAGAACGTATCAGGATTGGGCAGAATACTATAAAAAAATCGTGAATTGGGAGCTTAAATTTGATAAAGTAACCGATAACGAGTTTGCAGATCTTCTACAGTCACAGAAAGAGGAAGCGAATATTCAGTTTGCAAAATTTATCGAAAACAATTACGAAGACTGGTTGAATGGTTTAGATAAACCAATGATGAGCCACACTTTATTTAAAGATAAAGTAAAACCTGAAGTTGAAAAAGAAAAGGTTCTTCTTTTGATGGTTGATAATTTGAGATATGACCAATGGAAAGTAATAGAGCCTCTTTTCACCAAATATTACAATAAAGTTTCTGAAGATTATTATTACAGTATTCTTCCAACTGCCACACAATATGCAAGAAATTCTTTTTTCGCAGGACTTTTGCCTTCAGAAATTGAAAAACGTTTCCCTGAAAAATGGTTTAACGACAATGAAGAAGGAAACAAGAATGAGTTTGAACGCGATTTCTTAGAAGATCAGATGAAAAGAGTTGGTTTGAGTTCTAAATCAATGAAATATTTAAAAGTTTTGAATGCCGATTTTGAAAGAAAAATCTATGATGATTTTAATCAGCACAAAAACAATGATCTTTTGGTGATTGTTTACAACTTTATCGATATTCTATCACACGCAAAAACCGACAATCACATTGTTGATCAGCTAATTAGAGATGATAAAACTTTCAGATCTTTAACATCGAATTGGTTTGAGAACTCATCTTTAATAAAAATTATAAAGCTTGCCGCAGAAAGCGGGTTTAAACTGGTTATTACGACCGATCACGGAACGGTTTACGTGAAAAAACCAAGCAGAGTTGTTGGAGACAGAGAAACCTCAACCAACATCCGTTATAAAACAGGAAAAAGCTTAACCTATGATGATAAAGATGTTTGGGCAGTAAGCAATCCTGAAAAACTGTTTTTACCGAAAGGAAATCTGAGCTCAAAATATATTTTTGCCAAAAACAATACATTTTTAGCCTATCCTAAAAACTACAATCACTTTGTAAACTATTATAAGGAAACTTATCAGCACGGTGGAATTTCTTTAGAAGAATGCATTATCCCGATCAGTATTCTGGAACCGAAATAA
- a CDS encoding HD domain-containing protein — MQNKLKIINDPVHGFIKIPHEILFDVIEHPYFQRLRRISQTGLLNLIFPGATHTRFHHAIGAMHLMFTALETLKQKGVAISVEEEKGAMLAILMHDIGHGPFSHALESMLMDDWHHENLSLLLMNRLNEEFDGQLSTAIEMFQGKYHRKFFNQLISSQLDVDRLDYLNRDSFFTGVSEGNINTQRIISMMNVCEEELVIDAKGVYSIENFLTARMFMYWQVYYHKTSALAEFILVKILERAKYLVSEGIDLPATENLKYFLNRGKSAATDEDVERFTQLDDNDIVQAMKLWQKSEDFVLAYWCKCVIQRNFPKTIISSHPFDEKFIEEKINNTNEFFGIDNGGELVHQITRSLLPYDTEKQPIYLLQKSGKVLKLDESEDQLLSGLIVHKTKRYILAFPRM, encoded by the coding sequence ATGCAGAACAAGCTTAAAATCATCAACGATCCGGTACACGGTTTCATCAAAATTCCTCACGAAATCTTATTTGATGTTATCGAACATCCTTATTTTCAAAGATTAAGAAGAATTTCGCAGACCGGGCTTTTAAATTTAATTTTTCCGGGAGCAACGCATACAAGATTTCATCATGCAATTGGCGCGATGCATTTAATGTTTACCGCTTTGGAAACCTTAAAGCAAAAAGGAGTTGCCATTTCTGTGGAAGAAGAAAAAGGAGCGATGTTGGCAATTCTGATGCACGATATTGGTCACGGTCCGTTTTCTCATGCTCTGGAAAGTATGCTGATGGATGATTGGCATCACGAAAATCTTTCATTATTATTAATGAACAGGCTGAATGAAGAATTTGATGGACAGTTATCGACGGCAATAGAAATGTTTCAAGGAAAATACCACAGGAAATTTTTTAATCAGCTGATCAGTTCGCAATTGGATGTCGATCGTTTAGATTATTTAAACAGAGATAGTTTTTTCACAGGAGTTTCAGAAGGAAATATCAATACACAAAGGATTATTTCAATGATGAATGTCTGCGAAGAAGAATTGGTAATTGATGCAAAAGGTGTTTATTCTATCGAAAATTTTTTGACGGCAAGAATGTTTATGTATTGGCAGGTTTATTACCATAAAACTTCAGCGTTGGCAGAATTTATTTTGGTGAAAATTCTTGAAAGAGCAAAATATCTGGTTTCGGAAGGAATCGACTTACCGGCAACTGAAAATTTGAAATATTTTTTAAACAGAGGAAAAAGTGCAGCAACCGATGAAGATGTTGAGCGTTTTACACAACTTGACGATAATGATATTGTTCAGGCGATGAAACTATGGCAAAAATCAGAAGATTTTGTTTTGGCTTATTGGTGTAAATGTGTGATTCAGCGTAATTTTCCAAAAACAATTATCTCTTCGCATCCTTTTGATGAGAAATTTATTGAAGAAAAAATAAATAACACAAACGAATTTTTTGGAATCGATAACGGGGGTGAATTAGTTCACCAAATTACAAGAAGTTTACTTCCTTATGATACAGAAAAACAACCTATTTATCTTCTTCAGAAAAGCGGAAAGGTTTTGAAATTAGATGAGTCAGAAGATCAGCTTTTGTCTGGTCTCATCGTACATAAGACGAAAAGATACATCCTTGCATTTCCAAGAATGTGA
- a CDS encoding septal ring lytic transglycosylase RlpA family protein, giving the protein MMKRFILVIIMMISTLGIYSFTNNAVDAKKTSYASYYHDKFNGRKTASGEIFDNSKLTAAHRTLPFGTVVRITNLNNGKEVIVSINDRGPFHSARALDMSKAAFDEIGNTDRGVILVEYEIVD; this is encoded by the coding sequence ATGATGAAAAGATTCATTCTCGTAATCATAATGATGATTTCAACATTAGGCATTTATTCATTTACGAATAATGCTGTAGATGCGAAGAAAACAAGTTATGCATCGTACTACCACGATAAATTTAACGGTAGAAAAACTGCAAGCGGTGAGATTTTTGATAATTCAAAACTTACTGCAGCGCACAGAACGCTTCCTTTTGGTACCGTAGTTAGGATTACCAATTTGAACAATGGTAAAGAAGTAATTGTATCGATTAATGATAGAGGTCCTTTCCATTCAGCAAGAGCATTAGATATGTCTAAAGCTGCGTTCGATGAAATCGGAAATACCGACCGCGGTGTTATTCTGGTGGAATATGAAATTGTCGATTAA
- a CDS encoding exodeoxyribonuclease III, with amino-acid sequence MRLITYNVNGIRAAFTKDFLGWLKTADPDIICIQESKAGNDQIDIESLEKAGYHSYWHSAQRKGYSGVGIASKTKPNHVEYGCGIESYDNEGRIIRADFDGFSVISVYVPSASNIERLEFKMQFCHDFLEYIKNLKKEIPNLIISGDFNICHQAIDIHNPVGLKNTSGFLPMEREWMTNFIEECELIDSFRFFNNEPDNYTWWSYRQNARANNKGWRLDYNFASYSLKDKLSRAVILKEAVHSDHCPALIEFNL; translated from the coding sequence ATGAGATTAATTACCTACAACGTCAACGGCATCAGAGCCGCTTTTACCAAAGATTTTTTAGGATGGCTGAAAACTGCCGATCCGGATATTATCTGCATTCAGGAAAGTAAAGCTGGGAATGATCAGATCGACATCGAAAGTCTTGAAAAAGCAGGATATCACAGTTATTGGCATTCTGCACAGAGAAAAGGCTACAGCGGAGTTGGAATTGCATCTAAAACAAAACCCAATCATGTAGAATATGGGTGCGGAATTGAAAGCTATGATAATGAAGGAAGAATCATCCGTGCAGATTTTGACGGGTTTTCTGTAATTTCTGTCTACGTTCCTTCTGCTTCAAATATTGAAAGACTGGAATTTAAAATGCAGTTTTGCCATGACTTTTTAGAGTATATTAAAAATTTAAAGAAAGAAATTCCGAATTTGATTATTTCCGGAGATTTTAATATTTGTCATCAGGCGATTGACATTCATAATCCTGTTGGTTTAAAAAACACTTCCGGCTTTTTGCCAATGGAAAGAGAATGGATGACCAATTTCATAGAAGAATGCGAATTGATAGACAGTTTCAGATTTTTTAATAACGAACCCGACAATTACACCTGGTGGAGTTACAGACAAAACGCAAGAGCGAATAACAAAGGTTGGAGATTAGATTACAACTTTGCTTCTTATTCTTTAAAAGATAAACTCAGCAGAGCAGTTATCTTAAAAGAAGCGGTACATTCTGATCATTGCCCTGCCTTAATCGAGTTTAATCTCTAA
- a CDS encoding MliC family protein: protein MTKNILAASFVAVLTLAACKKENKTTESSLGSDSIVSSPTDSTNQPASDSLVSNKPESNSEIIKTTLSDKDGKKLDVTFNNTKNTATLVFNGETIELEGQKPASGIWYKNDHYELRGKGNENELHKDGKLIFKSEK, encoded by the coding sequence ATGACTAAAAACATTTTGGCAGCTTCTTTTGTTGCAGTATTAACTTTAGCAGCTTGCAAAAAAGAAAACAAAACAACAGAATCATCTTTGGGCTCAGATTCTATCGTGAGTTCTCCGACAGATTCTACCAACCAACCTGCAAGTGATTCTTTGGTAAGCAATAAACCAGAATCTAATTCTGAAATTATCAAAACTACCTTGTCCGATAAAGACGGAAAAAAATTAGACGTGACATTTAATAATACAAAAAACACAGCTACTTTAGTATTCAATGGTGAAACGATAGAGCTTGAAGGTCAAAAACCAGCATCTGGAATTTGGTATAAAAATGACCATTACGAATTACGAGGCAAAGGAAATGAAAACGAACTTCACAAAGACGGAAAGTTAATTTTTAAAAGCGAAAAATAA
- the rimO gene encoding 30S ribosomal protein S12 methylthiotransferase RimO, protein MRTKSVGKKKINIVTLGCSKNVYDSEVLMSQLKANGKEVVHEDRGDIVVINTCGFIDNAKEESINTILDFVEAKNRGEVEKVFVTGCLSERYKPDLIKEIPDVDQYFGTRDLPILLKHLGADYKHELIGERLITTPKHYAYLKISEGCDRPCSFCAIPLMRGGHVSTPIEKLVKEAQKLAKVGVKELILIAQDLTYYGLDIYKKRALGELLKELVKVEGIEWIRLHYAFPSGFPEDVLDIIREEPKVCNYIDIPLQHINSDLLKSMKRGTTHEKTNALLDKFREKVPDMAIRTTLIVGYPGETEERFHELKEWVREQKFDRLGCFTYSHEENTGAYVLEDDIPQEVKEARVEEIMELQSQISWDKNQKRIGEVYKCIFDRKEGNYFVGRTEYDSPDVDNTVLVSAEDTYISIGDFANVKITSAEEFDLYGELV, encoded by the coding sequence ATGCGCACAAAATCTGTAGGTAAGAAAAAGATAAATATCGTCACGTTGGGATGCTCCAAAAACGTGTACGATTCTGAAGTGTTGATGAGCCAGCTGAAAGCCAACGGAAAAGAAGTTGTGCACGAAGATAGAGGAGATATCGTGGTGATCAATACCTGCGGTTTTATCGATAATGCAAAAGAAGAATCGATCAACACGATTCTAGACTTCGTTGAGGCGAAAAACAGGGGAGAAGTTGAGAAGGTTTTCGTTACAGGATGTCTTTCAGAAAGATATAAACCAGATTTGATAAAAGAAATTCCTGATGTTGACCAATATTTCGGGACAAGAGATCTTCCGATTTTGTTGAAACATTTAGGAGCAGACTATAAACATGAATTGATAGGTGAAAGATTAATAACTACACCAAAACATTACGCATACCTTAAAATCTCTGAAGGTTGCGACAGACCTTGTTCGTTCTGTGCGATTCCTTTGATGAGAGGTGGCCACGTTTCTACGCCGATTGAGAAATTGGTAAAAGAAGCTCAGAAATTAGCGAAAGTAGGTGTAAAGGAATTAATTTTGATTGCTCAGGATTTAACTTATTACGGTTTAGATATTTATAAAAAGAGAGCTTTAGGCGAGCTATTAAAAGAATTGGTAAAAGTAGAAGGAATCGAATGGATTCGTCTTCATTATGCTTTTCCAAGCGGTTTCCCGGAAGATGTTTTAGATATTATCCGTGAAGAGCCGAAAGTTTGTAATTATATAGATATTCCGCTTCAGCACATCAATTCAGATTTGTTGAAATCGATGAAGCGTGGTACAACACACGAAAAAACAAATGCTTTATTAGATAAATTCAGAGAGAAAGTTCCGGATATGGCAATCAGAACGACTCTAATTGTAGGCTATCCTGGTGAAACGGAAGAAAGATTCCATGAATTGAAAGAATGGGTAAGAGAGCAGAAATTCGACAGATTAGGATGCTTCACTTATTCGCATGAAGAAAATACAGGAGCTTACGTTTTGGAAGATGATATTCCACAGGAAGTAAAAGAGGCTAGAGTAGAAGAGATTATGGAATTGCAGTCGCAAATTTCTTGGGATAAAAATCAGAAGAGAATCGGGGAGGTTTATAAATGTATCTTCGACAGAAAAGAAGGAAATTATTTCGTTGGTCGTACAGAATACGATTCTCCGGATGTAGATAATACCGTTTTGGTTTCCGCAGAAGACACTTACATTTCTATCGGTGACTTTGCCAATGTGAAAATTACTTCAGCAGAAGAATTTGATTTGTACGGAGAACTTGTTTAA
- a CDS encoding septal ring lytic transglycosylase RlpA family protein, producing MMKRFILVIIMMISTLGIYSFTNNAVDAKKTSYASYYHDKFNGRKTASGEIFDNSKLTAAHRTLPFGTEIRVTNLNNGKEVIVTVNDRGPFHSSRALDMSKAAFDEIGNTDRGTIPVEFEIVD from the coding sequence ATGATGAAAAGATTCATTCTCGTAATCATAATGATGATTTCAACACTAGGTATTTATTCATTTACGAATAATGCTGTAGATGCGAAGAAAACAAGTTATGCATCGTACTACCACGATAAATTTAACGGTAGAAAAACTGCAAGCGGTGAGATTTTTGATAATTCAAAACTTACTGCAGCACACAGAACGCTTCCTTTTGGTACTGAAATAAGGGTAACCAATCTGAATAATGGAAAAGAGGTAATTGTAACGGTTAATGATAGAGGACCTTTCCATTCATCAAGAGCTTTAGATATGTCTAAAGCCGCGTTCGATGAAATCGGAAATACCGATCGCGGTACCATTCCGGTGGAATTTGAAATTGTCGATTAA